A genomic stretch from Acropora palmata chromosome 13, jaAcrPala1.3, whole genome shotgun sequence includes:
- the LOC141864464 gene encoding uncharacterized protein LOC141864464, whose amino-acid sequence MISPQYQTSSLKALHSLDIIFAPKHTAFAFLAMYARLLLASLHYNENSDRLQAITKDGTPRYSIRFPKFKKGEYSVRKEKTSPTYGYTEALIEMLLREYEGDQRSQKKIPFRISGKPCQARSLLPSRNPARKQQLKNLFHGLHSNKTE is encoded by the exons ATGATATCACCACAGTACCAGACCTCTTCCCTCAAAGCACTACACAGCCTTGATATCATATTTGCACCAAAACACACTGCATTTGCATTCTTGGCTATGTATGCCAG ACTTCTCTTGGCTTCGCTACATTACAACGAAAACAGTGATCGTTTACAGGCAATTACGAAGGATGGCACACCCCGCTACTCAATTAGGTTCCCTAAGTTCAAAAAGGGAGAATACTCAGTGCGTAAAGAGAAGACATCGCCAACTTACG GTTATACTGAAGCACTAATTGAAATGTTGTTGCGCGAGTATGAAGGGGATCAaagatcacaaaaaaaaattccattcaGGATCTCAGGGAAACCATGCCAGGCCCGCTCGCTGCTTCCTTCGAGAAACCCTGCAAGGAAACAGCAGTTGAAGAATTTGTTTCACGGTTTGCACAGcaataaaactgaataa
- the LOC141863120 gene encoding uncharacterized protein LOC141863120 — protein MFVYAGTQVEPVITDSEVQCEITLIPTCSTPLCSPVKSVGCHSDDDNKDQDYIPSNLFSAEVMEEEEEEEKKSQKTEENERIIYSKKGSVPPQSESKFIVFLSCLLQLFEFCPLCTEPATAEVSSVCGTLIHVTQKCLTCSYARVWRSQPYIKKIPAGNLLLSAAILYSGSMISQTLRMLKIMKIQCFSRQIYHKHQRNYLIPIIVQMWKEEQEKLVERLSNLEGGIVLSGDGRSDSPGHSAKYGAFTVIEQRTNKVLDVQLVQSNEVPNSYWCEHEGLIRMEAFLANKNLDLDVIITDRNRQNAAHIRRNMAPKGTKHYYDIWHIAKGIGKKIDALAKQKDCENAGLWRRSIVNHLYWIAATAPEGDEDMLEAMWKSVSNHIQDVHDGHSELYPECAHGPLDEDEQDKEWLQPCKIYISIQFTMKIPSC, from the exons ATGTTTGTCTACGCAGGCACACAAGTAGAACCTGTAATAACTGACTCTGAAGTCCAATGTGAGATCACCCTCATACCTACTTGCTCTACGCCTCTGTGTAGTCCTGTAAAGAGTGTTGGGTGTCATAGCGACGACGATAACAAAGACCAGGACTATATTCCTAGTAATTTATTTTCGGCCGAAGTCATGGAGgaagaagaggaggaggagaaaaaaagtcagaagactgaagaaaatgaaag GATAATCTACAGTAAAAAAGGTTCTGTACCTCCACAGAGTGAGAGCAAgtttattgtctttttgtcCTGTTTGCTGCAACTATTTGAGTTCTGTCCCCTGTGCACCGAGCCTGCTACAGCTGAAGTGTCTAGTGTTTGTGGAACTCTCATCCATGTAACTCAAAAATGTCTAACCTGCAGTTATGCAAGGGTGTGGAGAAGCCAAccttacattaaaaagataCCTGCTGGAAATCTCTTGTTATCTGCAGCTATTCTATACTCAGGTAGTATGATCTCCCAGACCCTGAGGATGCTAAAAATCATGAAGATACAGTGTTTCAGCCGCCAAATATATCATAAACACCAGAGGAACTACCTGATACCCATCATTGTACAAATGTGGAAGGAAGAACAGGAGAAACTGGTCGAAAGGCTATCCAATTTGGAAGGGGGTATTGTTCTCTCCGGGGATGGGAGATCTGACAGTCCAGGTCACAGCGCCAAGTATGGGGCATTTACAGTCATCGAACAAAGAACCAACAAAGTACTAGATGTTCAGCTTGTTCAA tccAATGAGGTGCCAAACAGTTACTGGTGTGAACATGAGGGCCTTATTCGCATGGAGGCATTTTTGGCAAACAAGAACCTAGACTTAGATGTCATAATAACAGACAGAAATCGGCAAAATGCTGCCCACATACGAAGAAATATGGCACCCAAAGGAACAAAACATTATTATGACATCTGGCACATTGCTAAAG GTATTGGCAAAAAGATTGATGCTCTAGCAAAGCAGAAGGATTGTGAAAATGCAGGCCTCTGGAGGAGGTCTATCGTAAATCACCTCTACTGGATAGCTGCAACTGCACCAGAAGGAGATGAGGACATGTTAGAGGCTATGTGGAAGTCTGTAAGTAACCACATTCAAGATGTTCATGATGGACATAGCGAATTGTATCCTGAATGTGCCCATGGCCCTCTGGACGAGGATGAACAAGACAAGGAGTGGCTCCAGCCTTGTAAGATATACATCTCAATACAATTTACAATGAAAATACCTTCTTGCTAG
- the LOC141864466 gene encoding uncharacterized protein LOC141864466, translated as MPTTDESVCCMDVEQVWQKVVDQRSESHMKCVTEHPGFQSTCLDVWVLETAYYAYRQQYGTDNQRGNEQVKFRYIAYRQLVRWCWGYLGKHVRVALPSCAVNKIHNTFPADFGSSYTGLKPPSL; from the exons ATGCCGACAACAGATGAAAGCGTTTGTTGCATGGACGTAGAACAAGTGTGGCAAAAAGTGGTGGACCAGAGGTCTGAATCCCACATGAAGTGTGTGACAGAACACCCAGGTTTTCAGTCAACCTGCCTAGATGTATGGGTGCTCGAAACTGCTTATTACGCATACAGGCAGCAGTACGGCACCGATAATCAAAGGGGAAACGAGCAAGT GAAATTTCGCTACATTGCCTATAGACAGCTTGTTCGCTGGTGCTGGGGTTATCTTGGCAAACATGTCAGGGTTGCTCTGCCGTCTTGCGCGGTAAACAAAATCCACAACACCTTTCCAGCTGATTTTGGCTCGTCCTACACTGGATTAAAACCACCAAGCCTTTGA